A single region of the Chitinophaga niabensis genome encodes:
- a CDS encoding DUF5689 domain-containing protein gives MKSITIYSFFLLSLCLFMGCEKYGNYPGGEISPYIAIYDIRGMYKGADLTLTKENMLGSTKLSAMVVSDFAGGNMVEGLLIVQDKRRLNELRGIAIPLGADAANYTSGDSLIIEMEGKVLKKVDGRMLITGVTTKDIKKVSSGNAIPAPRVPAHLILANPGKYESTLGVIVKGGFDPLPVPGDVFSGVKTLNDGFANIPLVSDADAEFANTSLPIMANYYGIVYVKPTPKSDSLGVDFRIRRSADVKILSAVVDIPSVVITGLMTDVKGGDGNYEYVQFMATKDINFALTPYAMVATTNPNAAIPTGYPAQGWATGQQRTYKINITTGTVAKGAFFYVGGAGRMINGSGSTAIPATKWVRGLNYTTTDGDGFGTKTGGLFANSGNATGVAIFEGINVTVDSKPVDAMFVNGGGSLYTPTPTPQGYRIPNSDWYDIKNPITLEDQPYYRAGTNTMFVPYLTADQGYFYLLGGEYSIPLAKWTKARTQNYITLEKTSTLADIEGVGAFVLKQ, from the coding sequence ATGAAAAGTATAACAATATATTCCTTCTTTTTGCTGTCCCTGTGCCTGTTCATGGGATGCGAAAAATATGGCAACTATCCGGGAGGGGAGATCAGTCCTTATATAGCGATCTACGATATCAGGGGTATGTATAAGGGGGCCGACCTTACCCTTACCAAAGAGAATATGCTTGGATCTACCAAGCTTTCCGCCATGGTGGTTTCTGATTTTGCCGGTGGTAATATGGTGGAAGGTTTGCTGATAGTACAGGACAAACGCCGTTTGAATGAATTGCGCGGGATTGCGATACCATTGGGGGCAGATGCTGCTAATTATACATCCGGTGATTCCCTGATCATTGAAATGGAAGGTAAAGTGCTGAAAAAAGTAGATGGCAGGATGCTGATCACCGGTGTTACAACAAAAGATATTAAGAAAGTATCTTCCGGAAATGCTATTCCTGCACCACGGGTACCGGCTCATTTAATATTGGCGAACCCCGGGAAATATGAAAGCACTTTAGGTGTTATTGTAAAAGGTGGTTTTGATCCCTTACCTGTTCCGGGAGATGTATTTTCAGGTGTGAAAACACTCAATGACGGTTTCGCTAATATTCCACTGGTATCAGATGCGGATGCTGAATTTGCAAATACCTCGCTGCCTATCATGGCTAATTATTATGGGATCGTTTATGTAAAGCCTACTCCTAAATCTGATTCACTTGGTGTGGATTTCCGCATACGCAGATCTGCGGATGTTAAAATACTGAGCGCTGTTGTAGACATTCCGTCTGTTGTTATCACAGGTCTGATGACGGATGTGAAAGGCGGAGATGGTAACTATGAGTATGTGCAGTTCATGGCAACAAAGGATATCAACTTTGCCCTGACACCCTATGCCATGGTGGCTACCACCAATCCCAATGCCGCTATCCCTACAGGTTATCCTGCCCAGGGATGGGCTACCGGGCAGCAACGAACCTATAAGATCAATATCACGACAGGTACTGTTGCCAAAGGTGCTTTCTTCTATGTAGGCGGTGCGGGCAGAATGATCAACGGTTCAGGATCTACTGCTATTCCTGCCACTAAATGGGTGAGGGGCCTCAACTACACCACTACTGACGGAGATGGCTTTGGTACTAAAACAGGTGGTTTGTTTGCCAACAGTGGTAACGCTACTGGTGTGGCTATATTTGAAGGCATCAATGTTACCGTAGATTCCAAACCGGTGGATGCCATGTTTGTGAACGGAGGAGGTAGTTTATATACGCCAACACCCACTCCGCAAGGATATAGAATCCCGAACAGCGACTGGTATGATATCAAGAATCCTATCACGCTGGAAGACCAGCCTTATTACAGGGCAGGTACCAATACCATGTTCGTTCCTTATCTTACAGCAGACCAGGGTTATTTCTACCTGCTGGGCGGTGAGTATAGCATACCACTGGCAAAATGGACAAAAGCCAGGACGCAAAACTACATTACACTGGAAAAAACGTCTACTCTCGCTGATATTGAAGGGGTAGGTGCTTTTGTACTGAAGCAATAA